Proteins co-encoded in one Acipenser ruthenus chromosome 3, fAciRut3.2 maternal haplotype, whole genome shotgun sequence genomic window:
- the LOC117394762 gene encoding cadherin-10-like — translation MRTCLLIVVWACLSQLGDAKALFKRTTDVVVKEGMVVGRGDDVWALKRSKRGWMWNQFFLLEEYTGSDYQYVGKLHSDQDKGDGTLKYVLSGDGAGSLFLIDENSGDIHATKRLDREEKAYYTLRAQAVNKRTGRPVEPESQFVIKIHDINDNEPKFTKDTYIASVPEMSDVGTPVVQVTATDDDDATYGNSARVVYSILQGQPYFSVEPDTGIIRTALANMNRENKEKYQVVIQAKDMAGQIGGLSGTATVNITLTDVNDNPPRFPQGTYQFSTPESTEVGSPVGRIKANDADVGENAEVKYNIIGGDGVDMFDIMTDKDIQEGVITVKRPLDYERKKIYTIKVQAENTHLDPRFLLLGPFKDTATVKITVEDVDEPPVFERASYIMEVKEDASIGTLIGSVIAADPDATKSLVRYSIDRLTDLDRMFNIHSGNGSIITFKPLDRESFPWHNITVTATEISNPKQVGRVPVYIRILDINDNAPEFATFYETFVCENAKAGQRIQTVSAVDNDDPIGGHKFFFSLPAEASVNANFTVRDNKDNTAGILTRQSGFSRLERSTYLVPVVISDGGYPMQSSTSTLTIRVCTCDREGNMQSCNAEPLILPAGLSTGALIAILLCIIILLIIVVLFAALRRQKKKEPLIISKEDIRDNIVSYNDEGGGEEDTQAFDIGTLRNPEAIDDNKLRRDIIPETLFPSRRTAPTRDNADVRDFINQRLQENDTDPTAPPYDSLATYAYEGNGSIAESLSSLESATTEGDQDYNYLSEWGPRFKKLADMYGGEDSDKDS, via the exons ATGAGAACTTGCTTACTGATAGTAGTCTGGGCATGCTTGTCACAACTTGGTGATGCAAAAGCCTTATTTAAAAGGACTACAGATGTGGTTGTCAAGGAAGGGATGGTGGTGGGGCGAGGAGATGATGTGTGGGCACTAAAGCGTTCCAAACGAGGCTGGATGTGGAATCAATTTTTTCTGCTTGAAGAATACACTGGGTCTGATTATCAGTATGTTGGAAAg CTGCACTCTGACCAAGACAAAGGAGATGGAACCCTGAAGTATGTCCTTTCTGGAGACGGGGCCGGTTCTTTGTTTCTTATTGATGAGAATTCAGGTGATATTCATGCTACAAAGCGACTGGATAGAGAAGAAAAGGCTTACTACACTCTCCGTGCTCAAGCAGTAAACAAGAGGACAGGCAGACCTGTGGAGCCAGAATCACAGTTTGTCATTAAAATCCATGACATTAATGACAATGAACCAAAGTTTACAAAAGACACTTATATTGCCAGCGTCCCAGAAATGTCTGATGTTG GTACCCCGGTTGTCCAAGTCACTGCGACTGATGATGATGACGCTACCTATGGGAACAGTGCTAGAGTGGTCTACAGCATTCTCCAAGGACAGCCATACTTCTCTGTTGAGCCTGACACAG GGATCATTAGGACAGCCCTGGCAAACATGAACAGAGAAAACAAGGAAAAATATCAAGTGGTCATCCAGGCCAAGGACATGGCAGGGCAGATAGGTGGATTATCAGGGACTGCGACAGTGAACATCACCCTCACTGATGTGAACGACAATCCTCCCAGATTTCCTCAGG GTACATATCAGTTCAGTACACCCGAGTCAACAGAGGTTGGATCACCAGTTGGCAGGATCAAAGCTAATGATGCTGATGTTGGTGAAAATGCAGAAGTTAAATACAATATCATTGGTGGGGATGGAGTGGACATGTTCGATATCATGACAGACAAGGACATACAAGAAGGGGTCATCACTGTGAAAAGG cCTTTGGACTATgagagaaagaaaatatataccaTTAAAGTGCAGGCAGAGAACACACATCTGGACCCTCGATTTCTTTTACTTGGCCCCTTTAAAGATACAGCTACTGTGAAAATCACTGTGGAAGATGTTGATGAGCCCCCAGTTTTTGAAAGGGCGAGTTACATCATGGAGGTGAAGGAGGACGCCAGTATCGGCACTTTGATAGGTTCTGTTATTGCAGCAGACCCCGATGCCACCAAAAGCCTTGTCAG GTATTCCATTGATCGACTTACGGACCTGGACAGAATGTTTAACATCCACTCTGGAAATGGTTCAATCATCACTTTTAAACCCCTCGACAGGGAATCATTTCCGTGGCATAACATCACAGTCACTGCAACGGAGATCA GCAACCCTAAACAAGTGGGCCGTGTTCCAGTGTACATCAGAATTTTGGATATTAATGACAACGCCCCAGAGTTTGCCACTTTCTATGAGACATTTGTCTGTGAAAATGCAAAAGCTGGACAG CGGATACAGACAGTAAGTGCAGTGGATAATGACGATCCTATTGGTGGACACAAGTTTTTCTTCAGTTTGCCAGCTGAAGCATCTGTCAATGCAAACTTTACAGTCCGAGATAACAAAG aCAACACAGCTGGAATCCTAACTAGGCAAAGTGGTTTTAGCCGACTGGAAAGGAGCACCTACCTTGTGCCTGTGGTAATATCAGACGGGGGCTATCCCATGCAAAGCAGTACCAGCACACTAACTATCCGTGTGTGCACCTGCGACAGGGAGGGGAATATGCAGTCTTGTAATGCAGAACCTCTCATCCTTCCTGCTGGTCTCAGCACTGGAGCCCTTATTGCCATTCTCCTCTGTATAATTATTCTTCTCA TTATAGTGGTGCTGTTTGCAGCCCTAAGGAGGCAGAAGAAGAAGGAGCCTCTGATCATTTCCAAAGAGGACATCAGAGACAACATTGTCAGCTACAACGATGAAGGAGGTGGAGAAGAGGACACGCAGGCCTTTGATATTGGAACACTAAGGAATCCAGAAGCAATAGATGATAACAAGCTACGCAGGGATATTATACCAGAAACGCTGTTTCCATCACGACGGACAGCACCCACCAGGGATAACGCAGATGTCAGAGACTTCATTAACCAAAGGCTACAAGAAAATGACACAGATCCAACCGCCCCCCCTTATGACTCTCTAGCAACATATGCTTATGAAGGCAATGGGTCCATAGCAGAGTCCCTCAGCTCTCTGGAATCTGCCACCACAGAAGGGGACCAGGACTATAATTACCTTAGTGAATGGGGACCTCGCTTTAAGAAACTGGCAGATATGTATGGGGGAGAAGACAGTGACAAAGATTCTTAA